DNA from Lentibacillus amyloliquefaciens:
GTACTTGCGACAAAAACCTTGGAAAAACCTCGAACATGAATTCTGGATCGGTATCGATAAAGTCATTTCCATGAATCGTACCGGTAAAGCCGCTGTAGCCAATTTGAATGCATGGCATCATAATTGACAGATCACCAATATCACCTGCGGCACTGATAAAGTCTTCATTAATAATGGTGTCAATTTCCTTGTTTTCGTCAAATGCCTGTTGGACAAAGCTGGACAAGTATCGGTCTTGGATAAATGGCACATAACCCATTTGAGTATGGGTGTCAACTTCCCCTGCAAAGCAACCGCACTACCGTTAGCGGCATCATCCAATTTAGCTGCGGCTTCTTTCAGATAGTCTACACTTTTTGTCCGGAGATCTGTCCCAACGGTTACCTGACTTGGTATGACATTTGTCGACATGTCAGAATCAATTACTATCGGATTGATGCGAACATGCTCTGTCTCTTTTAGCTGCTGTCTGGTCAATCCAACAGCCGTATTAAATAACGTTGACATGTTATAAGCATTTACTGATGAAAAAGGATCAAAACCGGCATGTGTCGCTTTTCCTTTAAATGTATATTTTTTGTAAAGAAACCCGGCAAGATCACAATTGATATTAACAGTTCGCTTGTCAAATTCTCCGCCAATTGCATGGATGCAAATACTTAGATCAATATTATCAAAGACACCAAGCTTCATAGCTTCCGGCTTTCCGCCATAGTGTGAGATTTCCCCTTGTTTTATTAATTCGTCCCGATATGACAAATCCAAATATTCCTCGGCAGGAATAAAAATGAAACTGATATTGTAATCCAGATCTTTGTACGTTTCTGATTGAAACAAATGATTGTACAGGGACAGCGCAATTGCTACTTGTGAATAGTGCCCGCAATTATGTGCAGCACCGGAATTTTTATCGGCGTACATATGTGTTGGTGTATATACTGCGTCCAATTCTGCAATAAAAGCAACATGCAAACCCTTGTCTTGATTCCCTAGAGTGGTCTTAATCCCAGTTGTGCTAAACTCTTCCACTTGAATGTTTGGATTCACTTGTTCCAAAAAATCCAACACAGTTTGTTTGGTTTTTATTTCCTTATAGCCCAATTCAGGATTATGATAAATAGTCGCAGCAACATCTTTTATAGACTGATATTGTTGTTTAAAATGCATGCAAGTCCCTCCAAAGTCTACTTAAAATAATGTTTATTTTAACAGGCTGTATACTTATCGTCAAAAAAGTATTAAATATTCGATTTTTTGTTCCGGAAACTTAAAGCTTGTAAAAACAATCGAACTGAAATAATCACTTCTCTGCAGTTCCAGAGCCGCTATTTGCTCTGCTCGTCATCCTTTCAATATAGTATTTATCACCCGGTTTCTATAGAGCTGGTGGCTTTTTTATTTTGAGTAAAATAGTGATCCAGGTGATTAATCCTACGGGAGCTGATAATTTCAAGCAAAAAATTTCGATTTGTTATTTAACACGTTAAATCATAAAATATTTTTCTAAAAATATTGACGATGCGGAAAAATAGTGCTAATATTTTTACCTAACAAACGTTAAATAGGGGGGAGGACATGACAAGAGATAAGATTATCGAAGCAACCATTGAAAACTTTTCGGAATATGGATATCAAGGAACATCGATGAGAAAAATTGCCGAAAAGGTCGGTATTAAGCCAGCATCCATTTATTATTTCTTTAGCAACAAACAAGAACTCTTTATTCAAGCAATTCGGGATATCCTTCGTCATCACTTTGCCAATATGAAAAGAGCCTATGAAGCTCATGAATCAAACTCAATCAACACTTTATTTTCTGAATTATTCAACAGAATTGTTTTTCATCATACGCAAAATGAGGAAGAAACCAAGGCATATATTATGATGGTTACTTCGCCGATCCCTGATATCAAAAATGAGGTTCGCCAATATTTGGAGGAATACGATGCTTGGCTTGTTGATCACCTAACGCATATCATTCGCATCAGGTATCCGCATTTCAATAACTCAGAAATTGAAGCAATCATTGACTATTTTATCTTTATCGGAAATGGCCTGTTCTGGAGCGTTATTATTTACGACCGGAAAACAATTGACAAGAATCTTAAGCAGGCACTCCATTTAATGAATCAATTTTTAAATCAAGCCACAGGGGGTGAGAAAAATGGATAAAGATCAGAAATTAATAGAAGATTATGAGTTGGCCCCGGTTCCTGATGAGAAAAGACAAGGCTGGTTTAAACAAATGTTGGTCTGGATTGGGGGAATTGTTGCTTTATCTGCAACGGCACTAGGGGGAGCTTTAGGCAGTGGAATGGGATTAACGGATGCCATCATTGCTTCAGTTATAGGAACATTTCTTTTATCCATTTTAAGTGCCCTTTGTTGTATTGTCGGGGCTAAAACGGGGCTGTCGACAGCGTTAGTATCATCCTTTGCACTGGGAAGATATGGATCAATGATTGTATCGGTTATTATTGCGATATCATTATTTGGCTGGTTCGGTGTTCAGTTGGATTTATTTGGCTCAAGTCTGAATAAAGTGATTAACGATGTGTTCGGAGTCAATATTGCACCCGGCATCCTCATGATCATCGGCGGCGCACTGATGACACTAACCGCATGCATCGGCTACCGGGCAATCGAGAAACTGAGTACATTTGCTGTGCCGTTGCTTGCCATATTATTAATTGGCTCAGTTTACATGACAAGTAAAAATTTCACATTTGAAGAACTGAATCAAATGCCATTGACATCAGATCCGTTGACGATAGGAATGGCCATTTCATCTATCATTGGATCACTGGCCGTTGGCGCGATTATTGGCCCGGATATTTCCAGATATGCCAAATCCGCTAAAGATGCAGCCATTTCAGCAGTTCTCAGCTATTTTATAGGTTACTGTATTGTTTTAATCATTGCAGCGACCCTGGCCAAGGCAACAAGTGAAGTGGATGTTGTTGCCATCATGATTGGCATCGGCTGGGGGACCGGCGGCATGCTTGTTTTGATTCTTGCGCAATGGACAACGAATAACACGAATATATATTCTTCGGCATTAGGGTTTTCAGTGATATTCAAAAAGATTCCAAAATATATTCTGACGATCATTGCAGGTATGATTGGAACAATTTTTGCTATTTCGGGCATTTACGATCATTTTATTCCATTTTTAAATGTCCTGAGTGTTCTTATACCACCTATCGGAGGTATTTACACAGCTGACTTTATCTTTAGACATCGGGAGTATAACTTTGACAATATTCATCAGATCCCGAATATGCGGGTGCAAAGTCTGATTACTTGGTTTGCTGCGGCAATGCTGGCATTTATGACAACGCCAAGTCCAACCGGTTTTGGCTTATTTACAATCACCGGTGCGCCGGGAATCGATTCCTTTTTAGCAGCGTTTATCATCCAATTGATTATTGGTTTTATGTATAAAAATAAAGAATTAACTGTCAAGGGGGATGCAGCATGAGATTAATTGGAAAAGAAGAAATTGAGAATATCGCAGTTGGTGCAGCATTATTAGGTACCGGCGGCGGGGGTGACCCATTTGTCGGTAAAATGATGGCCCTGCAAGCAGTCGAAGAACATGGACCAGTTAAGTTACTGGATATAACGGAAATAGATGATGAAGACGTCATTGTACCGTCTGCAATGATGGGGGCCCCAACTGTTCTGGTGGAGAAAATCCCAAGCGGCAATGAAGCACTTGAAGCCTTCCGCTCTTTAGAAAAAGTTTTAAACAAAGAAATAAAAGCAACGATGCCGATTGAAGCCGGTGGCGTCAATTCATTACTGCCGGTAGCTCTTGCTGCCAGTACCGGACTGCCTATCGTGGATGGCGATGGTATGGGAAGGGCTTTTCCGGAATTGCAGATGGTCACTTTCTATTTGAACGGTGTCAGCACCACGCCAATGGTTTTAGCCGATGAGAAAGGCAACAGTACCGTTCTGAATACCGTCGATGGCAAATGGGCTGAAAAAATTGCTCGGTCAGCCACAATGGTAATGGGAGGATCTGTCATGAATGCCATCTACCCAATGACAGGGAAACAGGTAAAGGACGCAAGCATTTACCGCACCTTAACATTGGAAGAAAAAATCGGCCGGACCATCCAGGAAGCAAAAGGGAATAAGAAAAACCCGATTGAGGAAGTTTTACAATTATTAGATGGCATGACGTTATTTTCAGGGAAAGTTACCGATATTGAACGAAGGACAGATGGCGGGTTTGTGCGTGGTACGGCAACCATTGAAGGACTGGATTACAACAAAGGTGAGAATGGCTATTTGGAATTTCAAAATGAAAACCTGTTACTCAAAACAGATCATGATGTTCTATGCATGACCCCTGATTTAATTTGTGTTCTCGATACGGAAACCGCACTTCCAATGACAACAGAAGGATTGCGATATGGTGCACGAGCAACGGTGATTGGCATACCGGCCGATGAAAAGTGGCGCACGGAAAAAGGGATTGAAGTAGCTGGTCCGCGCTACTTTGGCTATGATTACGATTTTATACCAGTCGAAACACTAAATGAAAGGCAGGGGGAGTAAACAATGAAGTTTCGTTTAGGCATTGATGTCGGTGGTACCAATACAGACGGTGTCCTGTTAGACAGAAATATGAATGTCGTTCATTCTTTAAAAACCCCAACAACAGGTGACGTTGAAACAGGAATCTATAATACAATCAATCAGCTTGTTACAAATGCGCAAGCAGATGTTGAAAATATTGAATTTGCGATGCTTGGCACAACCCAGTGTACCAATGCGATTGTGGAAAGAAAGAATTTGAATAAAGTCGCCATTATTCGTATTGGTGCGCCTGCCGGAACTGCCATTAAACCACTTGCAGGCGTTCCGGACGATTTAAAAGCCATTCTGGGGAATTATACGTATATGGTAGAAGGTGGTCACGAGTTTAACGGTGATGAAATTTCATCCTTAAATGAAGATAAAATTCGCTTAATCGCTGAAGAAATAAAAGGCAGCGTCGATTCCATCGCAGTCACTTCAATCTTTTCACCGGTGAGTAAAAGTCACGAAACACAAACCGAGGAAATTTTACGGGAAGTATTGGGCGATGATATTTCGGTTTCGCTTTCCAGTGAAGTCGGAAGCATGGGCTTATTAGAGCGTGAAAATGCAACTATATTAAACGCTTCGATTATTAATGTCGCCAAAAAGACTGCTGAAGGGTTTGAGAAAGCATTAAACACAAAAGGAATTGATGCAAAAGTTTTCTTCTGCCAAAATGATGGCACATTAATGTCCAAAGATTATACCTTAAAATATCCGATATTAACTGTTGCGTGCGGTCCAACGAACAGTTTGCGCGGTGCATCTTTCTTATCAGATAACAAAGATGCGATCATTGTTGATGTCGGCGGGACAACGACAGACATCGGCGTATTGACAAAAGGCTTCCCAAGACAGTCCTCCATTGCGGTTGAACTTGGCGGCGTCCGTACTAATTTCCGCATGCCTGATATTCATTCCATCGGCCTGGGTGGCGGCACGATCATTCACCTTGAAGATGATGATCAATTCAAGATAGGACCCGATAGCGTCGGACACCGAATCCAGGAGGAAGCTCTGGTATTTGGCGGTTCCACCCTTACAGCTACGGATGTTGCCGTTGCGCTTGGGAAAGTAACGCTCGGGAACCCTGAAAATGTAAATCACTTGAACCGCGACTTGTTAACTGCCATTTATCAGCGCATGACAGAAATGGTGGAAGAGTCGATTGATAAAATAAAAACAAGTGCTGACAATATGCCGGTTGCTCTAGTCGGGGGCGGAAACGTATTATTTCCGGACAAATTAAAAGGTGCGGCCGAGGTATATAAACCTGAAAACGGCGGCGTGGCAAATGCCATTGGGTCCGCCATTTCACAAATCAGCGGTGAAATTGAGAAAATTTACGCCATCAGCCCAGAGAACCGGGAAGAGATTCTAAACAGTGCTAAAGATCTCGCAATCAACGAAACAGTCAAGGCTGGTGCCGATAGCGAAAATGTCGAAATTGTTGATATTGAAAATGTACCGTTAGCTTATCTGCCGGGAAATGCAACAAGAGTTAAAATAAAAGCTGCTGGAGATCTAGCGATATAGAATAAGTAAATCACCAAAGGACAGAAAACTATCATTGCTGAAATTTGTCTACGACAGCAACTTGGTAAATAAAATCACCGCAAAGCACAAAGTTGTGTGCTTTGCGGTGATTTATTGGTTGGACGACTTGGTTGCACACCTATTCTTTTTCAAATTTTGTCATTTATGTCGAAAAAATTATTGTATAGGGTCAAATGGCTTGAATAGAGCAGGTAGATTTTTTGTTCCAATTGAAATGGCCAACTAGTAGATTGTTTCATAAATAACACTTAACCCAGTAATGAATCTAACCCATAACTCCAACGAAAAGGAACTGGATCATTGACTTCCTGCAAGTAAAGTTCGATACGTTCTCTCAGTTCTTCCTTTGGAATTAACCCTGATGGCGCAGGAAACTCTTACTCATCTTGGCAAAGAATGATTCAATGATATTAAGCCAGGAGCCATGTTTAGGCGTGAACACAAATTCAAAGCGGTTTGGTACTGTCTCCAGGTAAGCACGTGTTTCCCTGGATATATGAGCTGAGTGGTTATCCAGGACAATTTGAATACGCAGATTAGGATCGTAGTACTCATCCAGATCTTTCAGAAACTCAACAAACTCCTTGCTGCGATGGCGCTCTTCGACTTTACCGATGACTTCACCGGTTACCAGATCAATGCCTGCCAGCAGACTGAGTGTTCGGTGACGGACATATTCCGAATCACGGCTAAGCGTTGGATGCTTTCCGGGTACAGGCGGCAAATCAGGTGCCTTATTCTAATCTTTGGTATATTTAATGACATGATCTAAACATCTACCTCTACCCGTAATTTATTCATCAATCGAACTATAAACAGTATTTGCAATTTGCTTTGAAAGTGCACCTGTACTTGGATAGGATCCATTTTCGAGAGGTCCATTATTTTGTTTGTTAGTAAGTACAATGATTTGAAGATTGTATTTAGGATCAAACATTACTTGTGTACCTGTAAATCCTGTATGACCATAGGCTTGTGCTGAATGTTTATTCCCCATGTACCATTCCTTATTCTTCTCCCAACCGTAACCTTGACCAAATCGCTGCTGAGATGTAAATTCCCTTATCACCTTTTTGTTATATAAATCTATTTTTCCGTAATTGCCATTGTTCAGCATTGTCTGTCCAAGAACTGCAAGGTCACGTGCAGTTGAAAAAAGACCGGCATGACCTGCCACGCCGTTGTTTGCATAATAGCTGTTTCCGTCATTAACTTCACCCTGAAGCGTGTAATTCCTCCATTGAGCAAACTCATCAGCATCTTCCTCTACATAGTAGCCAAAATTGGAGTCATCTATCATTTTGTATTCATAGACATTTCCAAAAGACGTCGCAGCGATTTTTTTGTTTGTATTTTCCACAGCGTTAAACATTGTATCTTTCATTTTTAAAGGTTTATAAATATTTTCTTGTAAGTATTCATCCAGTCTCTGATTGGTAACATTTTCAATTACGAATGCGAGGGTCATAAAGCTGAAATCGCTGTAGCGGCGATCAGTGCCAGTCACATATTCAAGAGAAAGATTGTTGATATAATTCAGTACTTCCTCAGGATTATCCGCATATAAATAGGTTGGCTTCCAAGGGGTTAAACCAGACGTATGTGTTAATAAGTCTTCGATTGTTATTGCACCTTTACCGTTTTTGGCAAACCCAGGGATATATTCGGAAACTTTATCATCTACAGAAATTTTTCCTTCTGAGACAAGTTTCATAATCCCTTGTGTTGTGCCCATTACCTTCGTGACAGACGCAAGGTCAAATATCGTTTTTTTCTTCATTTTTTCCGGATTTTTTAATAATGCACCCATATCGTATTTTTTTGCATAACCGTAAGCATTTTCTAATATAATTTTACCGTCTTTTGCAATAAGAACGACAGCACCCGGAGTTACTTGGTCGTCGATAGCTTCTTGTACAATACCATTAATTTCGGTTAACTTTGCTTTATCCATGCCGACACTTTGTGGAGATCCATGGCTCAATTTGTTTTGTCCGGTTTCAGCATAGACAGGGCTAAACGAAAGAGATAACAATAGTACTAAAACCAATACAACGATAGAAGTTCTTCTCATATTAAACCTCCATTTATTTTAAGAATATACGAATAATTCAGTAAAAAGATACCACAGATTGAATGCGATTACAATATTTTAATAATTTTGTACTTATTGTTGATATGTATTTGTGAAAGCGCTATAATTACAATATACAATATTTTGTACATTGAAGAGGAGATTGAAATTGAAAGGAATTTGGGAAAATTTATATTCGAAAAATGGCCTTGCAGCTAAAGAGATTGCGAAAATGTTAATTCCTATTGAAAAAGGAAACAGGATCCCTAGAATTGATGACTTTGCACAAAAGTTATCATTAGGACGCGGTACAGTACAGGGCGGATTAAATGTTTTAGAGAATATGCACGCTGTTGAGATTGAATCAAGAGGGCACTTAGGATCCTACTTAATTAATAAAGATGAATATTTACTGAAGGAAGTCGCCGGTGTGAATTCTTATCTGGGGGCTATGCCACTTCCTTACTCTAAACTGTACGAAGGTTTGGCCACCGGTTTAATTGAAGTTTCGGATAAAAAATTAAATCGAATTAATTTGGCGTACATGAGGGGGGCAAAAAAAAGAATAGAAGCATTAAAAGCCCGCAGATGTGACTTTGTAGTTATGTCTGGCCTGGCTGCTGAAGATGAAATGAAAGAAGATAATACGTTACAGATAATCCAAAGCTTTGGGCCCTTTACGTATGTCAGTTCTCATAAGGTTTTTTTAGCAAATTCGAAGAATGATCGTATTAAAGATGGTATGCGCGTCGGAATTGATTATACATCAACTGACCAGTCGAAAT
Protein-coding regions in this window:
- a CDS encoding TetR/AcrR family transcriptional regulator, which translates into the protein MTRDKIIEATIENFSEYGYQGTSMRKIAEKVGIKPASIYYFFSNKQELFIQAIRDILRHHFANMKRAYEAHESNSINTLFSELFNRIVFHHTQNEEETKAYIMMVTSPIPDIKNEVRQYLEEYDAWLVDHLTHIIRIRYPHFNNSEIEAIIDYFIFIGNGLFWSVIIYDRKTIDKNLKQALHLMNQFLNQATGGEKNG
- a CDS encoding purine-cytosine permease family protein gives rise to the protein MDKDQKLIEDYELAPVPDEKRQGWFKQMLVWIGGIVALSATALGGALGSGMGLTDAIIASVIGTFLLSILSALCCIVGAKTGLSTALVSSFALGRYGSMIVSVIIAISLFGWFGVQLDLFGSSLNKVINDVFGVNIAPGILMIIGGALMTLTACIGYRAIEKLSTFAVPLLAILLIGSVYMTSKNFTFEELNQMPLTSDPLTIGMAISSIIGSLAVGAIIGPDISRYAKSAKDAAISAVLSYFIGYCIVLIIAATLAKATSEVDVVAIMIGIGWGTGGMLVLILAQWTTNNTNIYSSALGFSVIFKKIPKYILTIIAGMIGTIFAISGIYDHFIPFLNVLSVLIPPIGGIYTADFIFRHREYNFDNIHQIPNMRVQSLITWFAAAMLAFMTTPSPTGFGLFTITGAPGIDSFLAAFIIQLIIGFMYKNKELTVKGDAA
- a CDS encoding DUF917 domain-containing protein, giving the protein MRLIGKEEIENIAVGAALLGTGGGGDPFVGKMMALQAVEEHGPVKLLDITEIDDEDVIVPSAMMGAPTVLVEKIPSGNEALEAFRSLEKVLNKEIKATMPIEAGGVNSLLPVALAASTGLPIVDGDGMGRAFPELQMVTFYLNGVSTTPMVLADEKGNSTVLNTVDGKWAEKIARSATMVMGGSVMNAIYPMTGKQVKDASIYRTLTLEEKIGRTIQEAKGNKKNPIEEVLQLLDGMTLFSGKVTDIERRTDGGFVRGTATIEGLDYNKGENGYLEFQNENLLLKTDHDVLCMTPDLICVLDTETALPMTTEGLRYGARATVIGIPADEKWRTEKGIEVAGPRYFGYDYDFIPVETLNERQGE
- a CDS encoding ROK family protein → MKFRLGIDVGGTNTDGVLLDRNMNVVHSLKTPTTGDVETGIYNTINQLVTNAQADVENIEFAMLGTTQCTNAIVERKNLNKVAIIRIGAPAGTAIKPLAGVPDDLKAILGNYTYMVEGGHEFNGDEISSLNEDKIRLIAEEIKGSVDSIAVTSIFSPVSKSHETQTEEILREVLGDDISVSLSSEVGSMGLLERENATILNASIINVAKKTAEGFEKALNTKGIDAKVFFCQNDGTLMSKDYTLKYPILTVACGPTNSLRGASFLSDNKDAIIVDVGGTTTDIGVLTKGFPRQSSIAVELGGVRTNFRMPDIHSIGLGGGTIIHLEDDDQFKIGPDSVGHRIQEEALVFGGSTLTATDVAVALGKVTLGNPENVNHLNRDLLTAIYQRMTEMVEESIDKIKTSADNMPVALVGGGNVLFPDKLKGAAEVYKPENGGVANAIGSAISQISGEIEKIYAISPENREEILNSAKDLAINETVKAGADSENVEIVDIENVPLAYLPGNATRVKIKAAGDLAI
- a CDS encoding serine hydrolase, translating into MRRTSIVVLVLVLLLSLSFSPVYAETGQNKLSHGSPQSVGMDKAKLTEINGIVQEAIDDQVTPGAVVLIAKDGKIILENAYGYAKKYDMGALLKNPEKMKKKTIFDLASVTKVMGTTQGIMKLVSEGKISVDDKVSEYIPGFAKNGKGAITIEDLLTHTSGLTPWKPTYLYADNPEEVLNYINNLSLEYVTGTDRRYSDFSFMTLAFVIENVTNQRLDEYLQENIYKPLKMKDTMFNAVENTNKKIAATSFGNVYEYKMIDDSNFGYYVEEDADEFAQWRNYTLQGEVNDGNSYYANNGVAGHAGLFSTARDLAVLGQTMLNNGNYGKIDLYNKKVIREFTSQQRFGQGYGWEKNKEWYMGNKHSAQAYGHTGFTGTQVMFDPKYNLQIIVLTNKQNNGPLENGSYPSTGALSKQIANTVYSSIDE
- the yhfZ gene encoding GntR family transcriptional regulator YhfZ, giving the protein MKGIWENLYSKNGLAAKEIAKMLIPIEKGNRIPRIDDFAQKLSLGRGTVQGGLNVLENMHAVEIESRGHLGSYLINKDEYLLKEVAGVNSYLGAMPLPYSKLYEGLATGLIEVSDKKLNRINLAYMRGAKKRIEALKARRCDFVVMSGLAAEDEMKEDNTLQIIQSFGPFTYVSSHKVFLANSKNDRIKDGMRVGIDYTSTDQSKLTLLECKGKNVEFIPVNYMQLFEQLLNGSIDAAVWNSDEIKAAEKLKRIDFHSEQANLLSEKASTSVILMEKEREDIGEYLTELDTRRVTEIQKMVLDNKKLPHY